tccccaaatcttCAAATCCCCgaaccccaaattcccaaacccccaaatcctgaaccccatttccccctttttccccatttttcccccctttttcctcccccttttcccccctccccccccccccagttttGGGGTCCCCCCGGGCggtttttggggtgggggcGGGGCGTGGAGCGGGCGGATGCTCGCGGGAGTTTCCCACAATTCCCCGCGCCGGGCAGGACCCAGcggggatttgggatttgggggattaTGGGGGATTCGGGGCGATtatgtgggatttgggatttggggaggattatttggggtgcagggggggGTTATTTTGGATTTCGGGGGAGTGATTGGGGTTTCGGGGGGTGATTTGGATTTGGGATGCAGGGGGTTATTAgatttgggtttgggggtgatttgggatttgggatatgTGAGGTGCTTTGGGCTTTGGGGGGGTTATTTTGGGGTGGGGTGCTTTGGGCTTTGGGGGGTTTCTTTTGGGGTGGGGGTGCTTTGGCTTTGGGGGGGTGCTTTAGGATGCCGTGGGGCTTTGGGGGGTTATTTTGGGATTTCGGGGGGTGCTTTGGGATTGGGGGCAGGGCATTTGGGATTTGGGCTTGGGGGTGTTCTTTTGGGCTGGGGGCAtgctttgggatttgggatgtgcGGGGTTCTTTGGGATTTGCAGGGGGGGTTGTTTAGGCTTTGGGGggtggtttgggatttgggatggttCTTTGGGATGTGGGCTGGGTTCTttgggatggggtttttttaggctttggggtttttttggggggcttGTTTTGGGCTTTGGGCCGTGActttttgggatttgggggggattGTTTGGGATGTGGGACGGGGTTTTTtaggctttgggttttttttggggggcttgtttgggatttggggggttgTTTGGGCGAGGTTTTGGGATGTAGGATGGGGATTTTAggacttggggtttttttttgggctgtgggctgtgtttttggggacttgggggggattttttgggcTCTGCTTTTGGTGTTTCTGGGCTGGttttttgcccattttttgggctggtttggggctgttttttgggctgtatttttggtttttgggctgttttttgggctggtttttgggctgtatttttgatttttgggctgtttttgggctggtttttgggctggttttgggctggtttttggggttgaggctggtttggggctggtttggggctgttttttgggctgtgttttcggtttttgggctgtttttgggctggtttttgggctggtttttgggctggtttttgggctggttttgggctggttttgggctggtttggggctgttttttgggctgtatttttggtttttgggctgtgtttttggtttttgggctggttttaggctgtgttttttggtttctgggctggttttttggctcttttttggggtttttttggctgttttctgggctgtgtttttggcttctgggctggttttggggctggttt
This genomic interval from Serinus canaria isolate serCan28SL12 unplaced genomic scaffold, serCan2020 HiC_scaffold_511, whole genome shotgun sequence contains the following:
- the LOC127061290 gene encoding proteoglycan 4-like; this encodes HCQPKTARKPKTAKKTARKPKTTKKTAQKQKSRPKTARKQPKKQTQPQKPVQKHSPKPKNTAQKPAPKASPKNSPEAKNTAQKTAKKQKKKAKKKSQKPKNTAQNQPKNTAQKHSLNPKNTAQKPKIQPKNQKYSPKTSPKNQPQKHSPKNSQKNPKKSQKNSPETKKHSPKTKNTAQKTAPKTSPKTSPEAKNTAQKTAKKTPKKSQKTSPETKKHSLKPAQKPKTQPKNQKYSPKNSPKPAQNQPKTSPKTSPKTSPKTSPKTAQKPKTQPKKQPQTSPKPASTPKTSPKPAQKPAQKQPKNQKYSPKTSPKNSPKTKNTAQKTAPNQPKKWAKNQPRNTKSRAQKIPPKSPKTQPTAQKKTPSPKIPILHPKTSPKQPPKSQTSPPKKTQSLKNPVPHPKQSPPNPK